A window of Candidatus Methylomirabilis lanthanidiphila genomic DNA:
AGCGAATGTACGGGTTTCTCACGTCGGGGTACAGCAAACAGGTAGAGCAGGTCCTGAACGAGGCGGTCTTCCAGGACAACTATGACGAGATCGTCCTGGTCAAGGACATCGATTTCTTCTCGCTGTGCGAGCACCATCTGCTCCCCTTTTTCGGGAAGTGCCACGTCGGTTACTTACCGGACGGCAGGATTGTCGGATTGAGCAAGCTGGTTCGGCTGGTGGAGATGTACAGTCGCCGACTCCAGGTACAGGAACGCTTGACCTCAGAGATCGCCAACGCGCTCCTGGATGCGTTGCGGCCACGCGGGGTGGCCGTCGTCATGGAAGCCTATCATCTCTGCATGATGATGCGCGGCGTAGAGAAACAGAACTGTAAAGCCGTAACCTCCTCGATGCACGGGATCTTCCGCGAGCGGATCGAGAGCCGGAACGAGTTTATGCAGTTGATCCGGTCGCACGCGACATAAATGATCTGATCTCTCTTCGGGAGTAATGGGATACGATGATGGAACGCGACTTAGCGCCGCTGTCCGGATTGACCGGAACCGCGTATTCCATTATCATGAATTGAGGAAGGAATAATCCAGGCACAACATAACCTCGAACTTCATTGAGGAGTCGATGGGCGTTCACGATCATCACGCAGAGGCGAAGAAGGTTGGGCCGGTCCGGTACGCGCGGCTCAGCATTACCGATAGTCGCAAGTCGGAAGACGATCACTCGGGTCGGCTCATTGAATCGCTTTTAAATGAAGCGGGTCATAGCCAGGTCGCCTCCATGATTCTAAAGAACGATCCCAAAGGCTTGCGGGAGGTTATTAAGAAGCTGTGTGAAGAGGAGGTTGATCTGATCGTCCTGACCGGGGGGACCGGGCTCAGCAAACGGGATCAGACGATTGAAGCGATCAGTTCCTTGCTGGACAAGACGCTGCCCGGGTTTGGTGAACTGTTTCGGAGCCTGAGCTTCCAGGAAGTCGGAAGCGCCGCCCTGATGAGCCGTGCTCTCTGCGGGACGGCGAAGGGAAAGGTGATCGTGTGTTTGCCGGGTTCGGAACACGCCGTCCGTCTCGCCATGACGAAACTCCTGATACCGGAGGTACAGCACCTCGTCTGGCAGGCGGCTCGGTAAGATGGGAGAAGGAGTAGGAGATGGCGGAACAGGAGCGGAAGCAAAAGCGCGAGACTGGCGATAGGCCACCTGAGGCGGCTGAGCCGAATCCCGAGACAGTCAAAAAAGGGAAGAAGCTGAAGGGGGACCTCGACAAACTGATGGATGAGATCGACGAGGTCCTCGAGGAAAACGCCGAGGAGTTCGTCAAGAGCTACGTTCAGCGCGGCGGCGAATAACCCCGGAGGGCGGTATCACGTATGCCTATCTATGAATATCTCTGTTCGAATTGCGGCCAGGTATTTGAAAAACTCGTTCTGAGCCGCGACGCGTTAGTAGAATGCCCGCACTGCCCGGGGGCGGCTGTGGAAAAGCAGTTTTCCGCTTTCAGCTTCAAAGGGGAGCAGGGAGGCGTCGGTTCCGGCACAACAAGTGGCGGAGGCGGGGGTTGCGCGCCTGGCGGGTGAGCGTGCGCCTAACCTCGGCGTGTCCGAGGTCTTACCCGTTCAACGCGGTTCCACCAACTCGCTGCGAATCTGAAACGACTGTGCGTTACACCCCAACCACCTCATCCGGTACGATGGGATGGATCACCAAACCGGTGAGGAGCTTTGGGTAGAAAAAGGTTGACTTGGGGGGCATCCGCAGGCCGGCCTCAGCTACCGCCTGGACCTCAGCAATCTTCGTCGGATTCAGGAAGATCGTCGCTGCATACCCATCTTTTTGAACCATCCGGACAGCCTCTGCGGCATCATGGTGATAGGTGAGCGCTTCGTCCGAAAGCTCACCTTGCCCACATCGGGACCACGGCCCATCAATCAGAAACCTCTGAACAATGGTGACATCCAGCCGCCTGTAGACGGGTGGCTTATCATCCTCTGCCTCCAGGCCGCCCTCATCAGCAAGCGTCAGAAGGTATGCGCGCCCCTCTCCACCGTACAAGCCGAAACAGTGCGTTCCACTCTTGGCCTGTCGCAAGTGGTCCAGTAGAGCTGAAGCGGCCGCCTGTGGATCGCAGGGAACAGACAACCCCTCGATCGTAAACTGCGGGGCAAGCTGGGCGAGATAGCCGTCGAGGCTACCACCCGGAATCTGTCTCATGACCCGATGAATCGGGAGAATGACCAGGCCGGGGTCCTCGGCGCTAACCAGCGTCATCATGACGTAGTTGTAGGGCCGTTGCTGCGCCTCGGCACGGTCACCCGTCTCCTTCGCCCGCATGAGATCGCGGAACGCCAGCGCCGTCTCATACCGATGATGACCGTCCGCGATAAAGAGCGGCGTTGGCGCACACTCCGCCTGAAGTCTCCTGATTGCGGTACGATCCTGACAGATCCAGATCCGATGATGAATGCCGTCCCAATCGGCGATGTCGATGGCCGGTGTGGATTCCTGGGCGGCCGCCATCAGTCGATCCAGCTCAGGTAAGCGACCCGGATAGACGCCAAAGACCGAGCTCAAGTTCGCGTGACAGGCCTGTATCAGACGAAGTCTGTCCGCCTTGGCAGCTCCCAGTGTTCGCTCGTGAGGGAAGACTGTACGACTGCCAAACTCTTCCAGTCGGACCAGTCCGATCAGACCGGATCGCACACGTTCTCCGACGCCAGAGAACCGAAAGGTCTGTCGGTAGAGATAGAGGGCGGGCGCTGGGTCACGAACCAGTACCTGCTCGGCTTGCCATTGGCGAAGGTAGTCTCCCGCGCGACTGTATTGGTTCCTCGCGGCATCATCGTCCGCCAGCGTCTCACCCAGAATCAGGCGGATCACGTTGTGCGTGTGGCGGGCGTGAAAGGCGTGTTGGCCTTCCGGTGAGATGACGTCATAAGGCGGAGCCATCACCAAGCTCAGATCTTCTGCAAGCTCAGGATTGTATCGTAATCCCCTGAAGGGCGCAATTAAGGCCATTGTTCCTCCTGGTCTCAATAATCGGGGTCGAGGCGAGCTGATTTTCGAATCAGGATTTCGTGTCTTGAGTTGCGACCCTTCTATTAGCATGGTCACAGTCGTTGTCAAGTCAAAACCGACATGCTACCCTCGGCCGAGAGAAGTAGCTGCGAGAGAGTTAGCCTCCGGACAATGATCAGGTAGACAGATGCGACATGAGCGGTACGGAACCGTTTTATTGGTAGATCTGAGCTCAGGGAGAACCACAACCCGTTTTCTTGGGTCTGATGTCACGAGACGTTATCTCGGCGGGAGCGGTCTTGGGGTCAGGCTCTTGATGGAGCTGTGTGATCCCACGATCCATCCCCTCGACCCGCAGAACCCTCTGATTTTTGCCCCGGGCCTTTTGACCGGGACACTGGTACCTGGCGCGACCAAGACCTCAGTCGTCGCGAAATCGCCCCTCACCGGGATCTTCGGCGAGTCATCCGTCGGTGGATCGTGGGGGGCTGAGTACCGCTTTACCGGGTTCGATGCCCTCGTGGTAATCGGCACCGCTCACGAGCCGGTGTATCTCTGGATCTGTGACAACCACGTCCAGATCCGACCGGCCGGACACGTGTGGGGTAAGGATACCTTTGAGACCAACGCAACCATCCTGGCTGAGACCGATCCGGAGGCAAAGGTCGGATGCATCGGGCCGGCCGGCGAGGCCCTGTCCAGTATCGCGAGCATCATGTTCGAAGGAGAAATGGCGCGCGCCGCCGGACGGACCGGCATGGGCGCCGTGATGGGCAGCAAGCGTTTGAAGGCCGTTGCCGTAAGGGGCTCCTGTGGGGTACCGGTCGCCGAGCCGCGACAGCTCCTGGAATGGGCGGCTCCGGAATATGGGCATCTCACGGCCAAGTTCGGCCTCTTTACTCAATACGGCACGTCGGCCTCAATCGAGGTCCATGAGGAACGTGGCGCAGTAGGGATCAAGAACTTCTCCTCCGGCGATTTCAAGGCGCAGGCGGCTCGCATCAGCGGTCCAGCCGTCCGGCCACGCTACGCCAATAAACCTGCCTCATGTATCGGCTGCCCGGTCCACTGCTGGGTCACGCTCGCATCTGGTGCCTCGTTCAGCCGCGGGCCGGAGTATGAGACGGTCGGTTCATTCGGCTCCATGCTGCTGAATGACGATCCCGACTCGATTATCAGGGCCAACGAAATGGCCAACCGCCTCGGCCTGGATACCCTTTCGCTCGGCAACACCATCGCGTTCGGCATTGAGGCATTCGAGCGAGGCCTGATCGACCGGACGTTGACGGGCGGTCTCGACCTGAAGTGGGGAGATCCGCAGACACTCCTGACTCTCATCGAGCTGGTGGGTCGGCGGGAAGGGATCGGCCGCCTACTGGCCGATGGCTCACGAGCGGCGGCCAGGACACTCGGTAAGGATGCCCTCGCGCTGACCGTTGAGGTCAAGGGGTTGGAGGTGCCGATGCACGATCCAAGGGCCTTTTGGTCGAGCGCGCTCAACTATGCCTGCGCCAGCCGCGGCGCCTGCCACCTGGAGGCGGTCGCCTTTGCCGTAGAAAGCGGGGTCCCGATCCCGGAGTTTGGGTACAATAGCCGATTGAGCCCCTACTCTCCCGACGGAAAGGCCGTGCTGGTCTGTCAGATGCACGACCTGATGGCCGTCTACAATGCTACGGGGATGTGCAAGTTCTTTCTCCGGGCGATCGGCGGGCCGGTCTGGCTGGCAAAGGCGGTCAACATGGCGACCGGCTGGGGGCTGTCGTGGCGGGAGTTGATGACGATCGGCGACCGGATATTCACGCTGAAGCGTCTCTTTAATGTGAGGGCCGGCGTAACCCGAGCCGACGACACACTCCCGGAAAGGATTGCGACACTCGACCGGAACGCCCGACACCGGGCCGTACCCGTCGAGGCATTCGAACAGATGCGCACGGAATACTACGACCTCCGCGGCTGGGATCAGCAGGGCCGTCCAATCGACCAACGACTGGCCGATTTGGGCCTCATAGAACAGGAGACACTCTTCGTTGACTGAAGGACTTGAGCCCATTCGGGTCACCCTGCGGATTCCCAGGAGCTTCGGCGGCTACCATCGGACCACGGACGAACGCATCACCGTCGAGGCATTACCCGGCGCCACCGTTGCGGACCTGATCAGGCAGGCGGGGCTTCCGGAATTCGAATTCGGGATTGCTGTCGTGGATGGTCACCGCGAACTGCTCAGCTATCGGCCTACGGACGGCGAAACGATCGATCTGCTCCCGATCATCTCAGGCGGGTGATTTCACAAACGTTCAACGTTCAACGCTCGAAGTTGGGCAACCCTTTTTAAAACACTGAACTTCGAACCTTGAACTTTTATCTATACCAGCCCTGCATAAATCTCCGGCCGACGGTCCTCGAGGAACGGCCAGATTCCCCTGACGGTCTTGACCCACCGCAGGTCGATCTCCGCCAGAACGATCCCCTCGTCGGCGCCACTCGGCTCTACCACAAAGTCGCCGTTGGGGTCGACGCAAAAGCTCTTGCCATAGAACGGTACCTCGCCGCCTCCCGCCACACGATTGACCCGAAAGACAAAGACCCCGTTGTAGACCGCGCTCCCCACAAGCGCCCGCTCCCATTTGGCGTGTGACGCGACAATCGAGGCGGAGGTCGGCGCACAGATCACTTCAGCGCCCTGGAGCGCGAGCAGGCGCGATCCTTCAGGAAAGAAATTATCCCATGAGATCTGGATACCGATCGCAGCGTATCGGGTGCGGAATACGGGGAATCCCTGATTCCCAGGTTGAAAGTAGAATCGCTCCTGATAGTTCGGAAGTTGCGGGAGATGATTCTTGCGGTATCGACCGAGCAGACTCCCGTCAGCATCAAATACCAGAGCCGTATTATAATAGGCCGCGTCGATCCCGCGCTCGAAGATCGGCGCCACGACAACCACCTGGTGTTCTCGTGCAAATTCCGCGATCGCCTCGCTAAGCGGTCCCGGCACCGGCTCAGCAGTCGTAAAATGTAACGAGTCAATCTCACGAGGGAACCAGGACCAGGCAAAGCACTCAGAAAAACAGATGATCTTCGCCCCCCGCTGAGCGGCGATTTTCCCCAGTCCTATGGCTCGCTCCAGGTTGGCGCGAGGATCAGACCCGCCACCCACCTGGATGCCCGCCATCGTCAGTATGCTGTCGTCGATTCCCATTCCTCTATGTAGCCTCATGCACCACAACAATAGCCGTCATTCCCGCAAAAGCGGGAATCCAGAAAAGCACTGGATTCCGGGTCAAGCCCGGAATGACACACGGTCTGAGACGTATGTC
This region includes:
- a CDS encoding carbon-nitrogen hydrolase, giving the protein MGIDDSILTMAGIQVGGGSDPRANLERAIGLGKIAAQRGAKIICFSECFAWSWFPREIDSLHFTTAEPVPGPLSEAIAEFAREHQVVVVAPIFERGIDAAYYNTALVFDADGSLLGRYRKNHLPQLPNYQERFYFQPGNQGFPVFRTRYAAIGIQISWDNFFPEGSRLLALQGAEVICAPTSASIVASHAKWERALVGSAVYNGVFVFRVNRVAGGGEVPFYGKSFCVDPNGDFVVEPSGADEGIVLAEIDLRWVKTVRGIWPFLEDRRPEIYAGLV
- a CDS encoding Zinc ribbon domain protein, encoding MPIYEYLCSNCGQVFEKLVLSRDALVECPHCPGAAVEKQFSAFSFKGEQGGVGSGTTSGGGGGCAPGG
- a CDS encoding molybdenum cofactor biosynthesis protein MoaB; its protein translation is MGVHDHHAEAKKVGPVRYARLSITDSRKSEDDHSGRLIESLLNEAGHSQVASMILKNDPKGLREVIKKLCEEEVDLIVLTGGTGLSKRDQTIEAISSLLDKTLPGFGELFRSLSFQEVGSAALMSRALCGTAKGKVIVCLPGSEHAVRLAMTKLLIPEVQHLVWQAAR
- a CDS encoding ubiquitin, producing MAEQERKQKRETGDRPPEAAEPNPETVKKGKKLKGDLDKLMDEIDEVLEENAEEFVKSYVQRGGE
- a CDS encoding aldehyde:ferredoxin oxidoreductase — encoded protein: MRHERYGTVLLVDLSSGRTTTRFLGSDVTRRYLGGSGLGVRLLMELCDPTIHPLDPQNPLIFAPGLLTGTLVPGATKTSVVAKSPLTGIFGESSVGGSWGAEYRFTGFDALVVIGTAHEPVYLWICDNHVQIRPAGHVWGKDTFETNATILAETDPEAKVGCIGPAGEALSSIASIMFEGEMARAAGRTGMGAVMGSKRLKAVAVRGSCGVPVAEPRQLLEWAAPEYGHLTAKFGLFTQYGTSASIEVHEERGAVGIKNFSSGDFKAQAARISGPAVRPRYANKPASCIGCPVHCWVTLASGASFSRGPEYETVGSFGSMLLNDDPDSIIRANEMANRLGLDTLSLGNTIAFGIEAFERGLIDRTLTGGLDLKWGDPQTLLTLIELVGRREGIGRLLADGSRAAARTLGKDALALTVEVKGLEVPMHDPRAFWSSALNYACASRGACHLEAVAFAVESGVPIPEFGYNSRLSPYSPDGKAVLVCQMHDLMAVYNATGMCKFFLRAIGGPVWLAKAVNMATGWGLSWRELMTIGDRIFTLKRLFNVRAGVTRADDTLPERIATLDRNARHRAVPVEAFEQMRTEYYDLRGWDQQGRPIDQRLADLGLIEQETLFVD
- a CDS encoding GTP cyclohydrolase encodes the protein MIDRLVRDLLKEIGEDPDREGLIKTPERVERMYGFLTSGYSKQVEQVLNEAVFQDNYDEIVLVKDIDFFSLCEHHLLPFFGKCHVGYLPDGRIVGLSKLVRLVEMYSRRLQVQERLTSEIANALLDALRPRGVAVVMEAYHLCMMMRGVEKQNCKAVTSSMHGIFRERIESRNEFMQLIRSHAT